One genomic window of Myxococcaceae bacterium includes the following:
- a CDS encoding HipA domain-containing protein — protein sequence MDTLFLWYVAKPSDPKLIGELRLVQSSRGVSLCYVDSWVQTGFSLSEDLPLQAGHEFLPMEKDSAVGAVDDARPDRWGERVIRLLNKPSRLSLMEYLYFSGDNRLGALGVSRSSTRYIPCPDNPLPTLKDIHTLQELIEKVLASEPIPENQRPLISPSVSMGGAKPKALVSINQEPWILKFAPGDSIDRALIEHASMTLAEQAKIRIAETRAIPTHLGHVLAIKRFDRYKEQRLHVLSAHVALRAAGETYGYPELALLLRRKGEAADIQELFRRMVFNILMDNTDDHEKNHALLVRKSGQYSLSPAYDVLPSGQALGFQQMRVGQDGADSTIDNALSEAQFFGLTRSEAVSEVKRVVRVVNTWKEHFKNVGVSGRDIEQTAEQVERPFLIEQRKAFV from the coding sequence ATGGATACTTTGTTTCTTTGGTATGTAGCAAAACCGAGCGATCCGAAATTAATCGGTGAACTCAGGTTGGTTCAAAGTTCACGAGGTGTATCGTTATGTTACGTCGATTCGTGGGTTCAGACAGGGTTTTCACTCAGTGAAGATCTGCCTCTTCAAGCGGGTCACGAATTTTTGCCAATGGAAAAAGATAGCGCCGTTGGTGCTGTCGACGATGCTCGTCCAGATCGATGGGGTGAGCGAGTCATTCGGCTTTTAAACAAGCCATCACGATTGTCATTGATGGAATATTTGTATTTTTCCGGGGATAATCGATTGGGAGCTCTCGGTGTTTCAAGATCATCGACTCGTTATATCCCATGTCCTGATAATCCTTTACCCACTTTAAAGGATATTCATACACTTCAAGAACTTATTGAAAAAGTGTTGGCCAGTGAACCAATTCCGGAGAATCAAAGACCTTTGATCTCACCAAGCGTTAGCATGGGAGGCGCGAAGCCCAAGGCTCTCGTCAGCATCAATCAAGAACCTTGGATTCTTAAATTCGCACCGGGTGATTCCATCGATCGTGCTTTGATTGAGCATGCTAGTATGACCCTGGCGGAACAGGCAAAGATTCGGATTGCTGAGACTCGAGCGATTCCGACTCACTTGGGTCACGTTCTCGCTATCAAACGTTTCGATCGTTACAAAGAGCAGAGGCTGCATGTGTTATCTGCGCACGTGGCCCTGAGAGCTGCTGGTGAGACTTATGGATACCCGGAACTAGCGCTTTTACTGCGTCGAAAAGGAGAGGCTGCTGATATCCAAGAACTTTTTCGCCGCATGGTGTTCAATATTTTGATGGATAATACCGATGACCATGAAAAAAATCATGCACTCTTGGTTCGCAAATCGGGTCAGTACTCTCTCTCACCTGCTTACGATGTATTGCCATCCGGTCAGGCTCTAGGATTTCAACAAATGCGAGTGGGCCAAGATGGCGCCGATTCCACGATCGATAATGCTCTCTCAGAGGCGCAGTTTTTTGGTCTTACCCGTTCAGAGGCTGTGTCGGAAGTGAAAAGAGTCGTTCGGGTGGTCAATACCTGGAAAGAACATTTTAAAAACGTTGGTGTATCTGGACGAGATATTGAGCAAACGGCAGAACAGGTAGAACGGCCGTTTTTGATTGAGCAACGAAAAGCGTTTGTTTAA
- a CDS encoding histidine phosphatase family protein, protein MFYLVRHAETLWNVEGRQTSYTELGLTSNGEEQARRLRPFLNRIAFHEVWCSPLVRVRQTCRLAGYQDRAELWNALVEWNAGEYEGMLEADIQKKQPDWAMMLHGAPGGESMEDVECRIAPILSRMKQTQENILIFSHSYTIRAIAAAWIGQPLSFGVHLPMARAAVSVLDDENQIPAIRLWSHSCEV, encoded by the coding sequence GTGTTTTATTTGGTTCGACACGCGGAGACCCTTTGGAACGTCGAAGGGCGGCAAACAAGTTATACAGAACTCGGGCTGACTTCCAACGGAGAAGAACAAGCCCGCAGATTAAGACCTTTCTTGAATCGCATTGCTTTTCACGAAGTGTGGTGCAGCCCCCTTGTACGGGTTCGGCAGACGTGTCGTTTGGCAGGGTATCAGGATCGTGCTGAGCTCTGGAATGCGCTGGTTGAGTGGAACGCGGGCGAGTACGAGGGTATGCTCGAGGCAGATATCCAAAAAAAACAACCAGATTGGGCCATGATGTTGCATGGTGCGCCGGGTGGTGAAAGCATGGAGGATGTGGAGTGCCGAATTGCTCCCATCCTGAGTCGCATGAAACAAACCCAAGAAAATATCCTGATTTTTTCGCATAGCTATACGATTCGGGCCATTGCAGCTGCATGGATCGGTCAACCCCTGAGCTTTGGGGTTCATTTACCAATGGCTCGCGCAGCCGTGAGTGTGTTGGATGATGAAAATCAGATTCCGGCGATTCGTCTGTGGAGTCATTCCTGCGAAGTCTAA